A DNA window from Luteolibacter luteus contains the following coding sequences:
- a CDS encoding DUF2383 domain-containing protein: protein MTATFDQCIDISNSLLRGELSAVETYTQALQKFSRKPEHAILESIRADHRDSVQRLRAHIDDLGVQPDISSGVWGQFAKAVEGFAKVFGHTTTLMALEAGELSGIDDYYCALSDPEVMDDIKDEIRTVLLPRLERHLDSLRVLRAR, encoded by the coding sequence ATGACTGCCACCTTCGACCAATGCATCGACATCTCCAACAGCCTCCTTCGCGGTGAGTTGTCGGCCGTCGAGACCTACACGCAGGCCCTGCAGAAATTCAGCCGCAAGCCGGAGCATGCCATCCTCGAGTCGATCCGTGCTGACCACAGGGACAGCGTCCAGCGTCTCCGAGCCCACATCGATGATCTGGGGGTTCAACCGGACATTAGCTCCGGTGTGTGGGGCCAGTTCGCCAAGGCGGTGGAGGGGTTCGCGAAAGTCTTCGGTCATACCACGACATTGATGGCCTTGGAAGCGGGCGAGCTTTCGGGAATCGATGATTACTACTGCGCGCTCTCGGATCCGGAGGTGATGGACGACATCAAGGACGAGATTCGGACGGTCCTGTTGCCTCGACTCGAGAGGCACTTGGACTCCTTGCGGGTGCTGCGAGCACGTTGA
- a CDS encoding SDR family oxidoreductase gives MRIGEDTLKGKTALVTGAGSGIGRSSAKLLAHAGAKIALLGRSPEPLQKVLEEIGGGGEGHFIVTADVGDESAMTAAFATILSRWGHLDILLANAGVNGVWAPLEQLRTEEWDETLRINLRGTYLSTKLSLPLLKARGGSIIVISSVNGTRMFSNTGATAYACSKAAQVAFAKMMALELAKDRVRVNVVCPGAIETNIEEATEHRNLEGLRLPVEFPEGDVPLSDGNPGTAGQVAQLVWFLASDASSHITGTEIFIEGAQSLLQG, from the coding sequence ATGAGAATCGGAGAGGACACCTTGAAAGGAAAGACCGCCTTGGTCACGGGAGCAGGTTCGGGCATCGGAAGGTCTTCGGCAAAGTTGCTCGCGCACGCGGGAGCAAAGATTGCGCTGCTCGGAAGATCCCCGGAGCCGCTGCAGAAGGTGCTGGAAGAGATTGGCGGCGGCGGCGAAGGCCACTTCATTGTCACCGCGGATGTCGGCGATGAGTCGGCGATGACTGCTGCCTTCGCCACGATCCTCTCACGCTGGGGACATCTCGACATCCTCCTGGCAAACGCCGGGGTGAATGGCGTCTGGGCACCGCTCGAACAACTCCGGACCGAAGAGTGGGATGAGACACTCCGCATCAACCTGCGTGGCACCTATCTCAGCACCAAGCTTTCCCTGCCCCTGCTCAAGGCTCGCGGAGGCTCGATCATCGTGATCTCGTCCGTGAATGGCACCCGCATGTTCAGCAACACCGGCGCGACCGCTTACGCGTGCTCGAAAGCGGCCCAAGTTGCTTTCGCAAAAATGATGGCGCTGGAACTCGCCAAGGATCGGGTGAGGGTCAACGTCGTGTGCCCCGGAGCGATCGAAACAAACATCGAGGAGGCCACCGAGCACCGCAATCTGGAGGGACTGCGCCTGCCCGTGGAGTTCCCCGAGGGTGACGTCCCGCTCTCCGACGGGAATCCCGGCACCGCGGGTCAGGTCGCTCAGCTCGTCTGGTTTCTCGCGTCTGATGCGTCCTCGCACATTACGGGCACGGAGATCTTCATCGAAGGTGCCCAGTCCTTGCTCCAAGGCTGA